In Myxocyprinus asiaticus isolate MX2 ecotype Aquarium Trade chromosome 27, UBuf_Myxa_2, whole genome shotgun sequence, the DNA window gtttttccattcactgccatttgttcctcccgctgatggtcacaaatatagCGGCTGCGGGGAAAAGTGACGTctctgaaacaggtcaatagggagcccccttgtggcctgagagggaagggagaatgtaactgcaaggagagagttGTAGCTAGATGTGACAGGCATGCTCACGGCCAAAGGGTTTTTCATCATCATGAAGCACACCTATAAGTCGGGAGCagaaaaaataatatgcttagaaATGGTCCCGAGGGAAAGTGTATGTCTTAGTGCTGTAACTGGTTTTCTACCATATTTGATTACGTTTTCACTTTTTTGCAATTTACTCAAATAGTAGTGCAGTGTAACAGATACATTTTTCATTATAGATCATGAATGCTGCatgcataattataaaagaattagcaaaatgctaatTTAATTAGATTTAGATGTCAACTGTCACATCAGCTACCCATATATATGTCTAAGCTCTTAATGTCAACATGAAGATATCTTTACTGTAACTTTCTGTTTCTTTATAGGTATCATCCACGTGTGCTTTACATTGATATTGACATTCATCATGGTGATGGTGTACAGGAAGCATTTTATCTGACAGACAGGGTCATGACTGTATCCTTCCACAAATATGGGAACTACTTTTTCCCAGGAACAGGTAGGTTATACTTTCGCTGCCTTATAgaagtttaaatcatttttttaaatgtcatccaCATTGTTTTTATCCATTGTACTGTTAATATGACCACTACACTGAGCGCTGAGAGGAGAAATTCAGTTTCTGGTTATTTTTGATTAAACTAATAAAAAGAACCTCTAATGAACtttacaaaaccaaacaaaaggtTTTATTAGCATTATGTATTAGGTTAGGTTTTGTGTTACAGTCTTGTAACTAACCGTAAATGTTGTGTTGTATGTGTTAAGGTGATATGTATGAGGTTGGAGCAGAGAGCGGCCGCTACTATTGTCTGAATGTCCCACTGCGTGATGGCATTGATGACCAGAGTGAGTTGATTTATGGTCCGATCTTGATATTTGATCGATATCAAAGTCTTTGTTTTTGCACATTCCAATCATGTAATTGTAATGGTAAAGCCAAGGTTACTGTTTCATTGTGTGATATTATAAGCAAAAGATATCATTTTAACAGCTTAATATTATTcaacaaaactctcacattatTTCCTGCAGCACTACTAAATCTACATGGCACGGcagaataaataatgttttatgcaAGTTGTGAGTTTGCAGTGTGAATTGAATGCGATGAGAGAGAGAAACGCTGGACTCAAAGATAATAAATAGACAGCGTTGTGATGTCCTCGCTGGCTtcacacaaaaacagacataCAGTGTGACCTGTGTAGTGCAATTTGCAAAATAAACAAGGTtaccatggtcatggaaaacctggaaatatcagggaattttaaaattgttatttccaggcttggaaaagcCAGTTAAAatctgaaaagtcatgtttctgtagtgaatatatatatatttttttgttttcctctgctgtaaaaatatctaatccGCTTGGTATTGCCTTGTGAAGAGTAACACATTGAGTTCAGATTGAATGCATTCAAACGCTAAAAAAGCTTGGCGCAAttaatggaacagaacgcaggcgtctcaagacgtgtttttcaaaGTTAACATTCGTCATACACAAAAATGTGGTGCTGCTGCACGAGATGTgccgcaacggtcaaagatgtccgtaaAGATGGAAAAATGCATTCGGTGTGAATGACCTCAAAACCGTTCTTTTGGGTCAGTGATGGGTTAATATGGCTCACAAATCAGTCCATTGTTCAAAAGTGCCTGCAGTTGTTCCTGGTAGGCAGTAGAGGCCCTAACCTGCCTGCATCTATAATCCTAACCAACCTAGGCCTGTAAGGCttagtagcctgccaggaacaactcggggcccctttctcccatcgcgcactaatcagtctgaatgattcattaaggaattggtctaaatcaagcttcttaaaattcagatttttagattttaaaaaatctGTATCCAGTAAATCGCCTGTGATCATGGAAAAACATGCTAGTTTTCTCAGACATTTGAGACTTGCTGTTAATACATCTTGCTTTACGTTTTACTTGTATTTTGGCAGGCTACAGACAGCTGTTTCAGCCAGTTATCAAGCAGGTGGTGGATTTCTATCAGCCAACGTGTATCGTTCTTCAGGTGAGAGCACATTCTCACAATCAATCTGaatattgtgtttgtgttgttgcTCACATGTGTGATTTTGTCGGCAGTGTGGTGCAGATTCATTGGGTTGTGATCGATTAGGATGCTTCAACCTCAGCATACGTGGCCATGGGTAAGTATTCTTTAACTTCACATAGTATTTTAGAAATCTTGCTTGTGAAACTCCTTTACAATCTGCGTGAAACCCTTGTATTCTAGGGAATGTGTGGAGTTTGTGAAGAGCTTCAAGATTCCTCTGCTTGTTCTTGGGGGAGGAGGGTACACGGTGCGAAATGTTGCGAGATGTTGGTGCGTCCATTATAAATCATATTGATATTACAGTATATAAGCAAGTAAGATTTGAAGCATTTGTAGTATGTGTGACTGTCCTCTTTCTCATTTTTAGGACTTTTGAAACATCTCTGCTCGTTGAGGAGTCCATTAGCGATGAGCTGCCTTATAGTGGTAAGTCAACACATTACAACTCTATAAGCTTACTTGAGACTGCAGACATCATGAATTATTCCACCGTGTTTTTAAAAAAGGGCCATTACTGTGCTATTAATGAGTGTTTATTTACAGAATTGGTGTCTTCTGGGTTACAATCAAAGTGGGAAATTTACACCCACTACCAACCAAATCGAGTATATTTTTCCAGGTCAATGCAACGGTGCAAATAGTgcattaagggtgctttcacacttgattCGATTGCTTGGTCTGAACCCGAGTTCGTTTCATCCCAACTGCCCctactggtctctgttcacatcatattatttggttCCGGACCATGGTCCGATTGCATCATCGAAATGTgtacaagcagcagctgtttaccactggaactaggtaacaactcaagaagacatcagctttgctgtgttattaaagtattcatctctttagatttaccaccaaaactttacatgcacagaaagacacttgagtttgtctgccacggatgcattgaatgcACTGAATGTGAATGTTAGCGTTTGTTTACTGCGAGCCTGCGGATgagttgcaagagatgtgaagaatgtgagctgctctctaaaggcgatttatttggagacaagcaggtatgagaaaggCATTATACCATAATTGCATTCAGGAGTCTTTGCATTCATATCATacgattgtgttcatatcagcagcaaaccatactggagttcacatgaaccgtaccacagaccaccttttcaagcacccgagttcggaaaacagcaatCACATCATCCAGATAAACCAAACTTTGATGTCAAATGAACCcgggtgcacaccaaaagtgctagtgtgaaagcttcctacaaaaaaaaaattgttgcagGCAGATGTTGAACGGAGTCAGTAGTACAGAAAAGAGGAAAAGTTCCACACACTGCTATGGCTTACAGCAAAATCCCttatatttattttgcatgtgTGATGTTGTCATTAATTTTGTTGTTAATTATCACATATTTTATTTGGGTATATTCTTTGTTCAAAAAGAAGCAGGACAGGAAGCCTACCACACCAACTTCAAGGGCAACCCAAACAATAGTGACTCACAATAGGTCTGTGCCCATTAACAAGGCCATGGACAGTTGAATGCAAAGACAACTGGGTTTCCTTTCACTTAGttaagcatctgctaaatgaatacatgtaactgTGAAGAGATCACACCTATCAGGAATTGCTACTTTGTGCATTTGTTCAATTTCACATATACAGAATGAGGTATTTTATGTCGGAATTAAAAAAATAGTGGCTGGTAAAATTCTGAATTCACAAATATCCCACCCTGGTCACAATGCACTGTTAAACTTAACCAAATTAAAAATTTTCTTTTCAGAgatgttttgttttgaaaatatgattaattTACCTCTATATTTGTCCTCTACACAGAATACTTTGAATATTTTGCTCCAGACTTCACACTTCACCCAGATGTCAGCACAAGGATAGAAAACCAAAATTCTAGACAAGTATGCTGTATTCTTCTAAaagatgttgtttgtttttgtgccttATTTAGCGTATTTACATATGTTCTTAGGAGTTGCTTCAAATGAATTTACCACAAGAATATTTTCTAGAaatgcaaattaaattaaatataaattagaattTGCATAATgtgaaaaatctaaaaaatatcaCTACTCTGATCTGAAAATGAGTCAAATATATTAGGGATTATTTAATGGGGTTTGGTAATATAtagaatatttacaatatattcgTGAAGATTTTGTTGACAATATAAAATGCAACATCATGAAAAACAGGGATTTTGAAGGGATACTTCACTTAGTTTAAAAAGCCCGGTATACTCAGAGAACTACTACTTCGTTCTtagctcagagccaaaaagaattTTGAAACAGCTGAACAGTGACatgctgtttgtgaacattcagacactggccatGCTGCTGTgtgaggcgtttagaggagcatttaaatatgaagacGCTCAAGACTACGTgttaaaacatcaactaataagacattaaaatgtgttgtcaaTGACTGCATGCCTCAtcctatgagtagaattcacacgtgATTAGTAAAAGAAGCTGAATCATCCACCTGATAATTATTTAAAGTgctatatatgcagtagataatgtgtaatttgtaatgtttaccttttgcattcatgcTGCTAATGTGCTAACGCGCTAAACGCGTCCATAATATGCgtcggttacactctgttattgtagttTATGATGACGccgatactactgcaaagatgggtgaatAAGAGtattaatgggcagaatacagacaaaagaaagatgataggcatatctcactttgggcagatgtgtgaatggctttcgctgcagacggcacgtgagtgaagcagcatatcaaacaacagagtgaatgggcacttaagagtacggtgaagatttgattccttttgtagaattattaaacaaacaaaacaatcgcTTGACATATTCTTTGGAAAATGTATCTGTGTGAACGATTGTGCatatgtaggtaagtttgcaccagctcgctaataactctgcacgctggtgttttcatgttgactgatctaaactgactgaacaatgtaacTGGAATCAACTGTtgacctcaaagtaggtggatTTCCCGGTCACGCCCACCGATGACATGGATCACTGGCAGTAAGAATTTGTTTAGAGCCGGCATGAAgtttactattcctttaaggtgcttTTTATTTAGCCAGTTATGTTTCCTAACATGACTTGTTGCAACATGCAAGGTGGACAGTGTTAAAACAGATAATGGCATCTCTGTCTCCCCTCTTTCGAAGTTTGTTTCAGTTAAtcatttaaaacactgaaaatgtttcaCTTAACTGAACATTAGAAACCCTGTTCTCAGGCAATATTTTGTTTCTAGAGTAGTTTTTGTCATTCATTTGTCAAATACAGCACACTGACTATAGGATGGATCTTTACCTTTTAATGAATTGATTCAATTGATAGTTAGCATTGAACTGAATACCTGAGTTTAATTGCATATTGTTGCAGCACAAATGTTTGTCAGCAGTTGACTTTAGTGTGATCGCTTCCTTTTGGTCTGCAGTATTTGGAGCAGATTCGCCAAACTGTGTTTGAAAACTTGAAAATGTTGAATCATGCACCGAGTGTTCAGATCCACGACGTTCCCTCTGATTTACTGAGTTATGAGCGTCCAGACGAGGCTGATCCTGATGAAAGGGGATCAGATGAAAACTTTTCCAGGTGAGCTGGATATCCAGCACTTACATCCTTTGTCTGGGCAGCTTGATTTTTTGGGttaaattacatacagtatatcattacaTGATGCATGTATGTCCATGTGTTTAAAACCACTAGAGAAAATGCTTCATGTCATTACAAATTATCAGCGTAACTATAAGAGTGAAAAGTTGTTTTatacatttcagaatttcttagtatttggtatgtcccgctttttattacattttattctattttaaaaaagcttatttttttcccttttttaaataggATTTTAAATTTCAGattgataaataaataacaaataactgTTACTTGtctaaatgtatttgtgttgaaTATCCCGACCTCGTTTTTGAAGCTTTTTCTGACCAACTACTTTTGATTCATCACAGGCCTGAAGCTGCAAATGAATTTTATGATGGTGACCATGATAATGATAAAGAAAGTGATGTGGAAATCTGAAGATCATCTAGTGTCCCATTTCTTGTGTGTGGTTTTCTGTACACTGCCACAAAGGCAACCATTCCCTTCATCTATAGTACTTAACTGCATTGTGATGGCTGGGTGAAAGCtagtttgatttaattttttttatgtgtttttttttacccacacTGTAACTGTATAGTTGGCAATGTTTAGGAGTTTTCACAGTCATGAAACATTTTACACCTCTTATAAAAACCCAAACAAAAGGGAATTTCACACTGATTCCTGTgtactactaaaaaaaaaaaaaaaaaaaaaaaaaaaaaaggttaacgaACAATCATGGAATAATGGCATTTCGTTGATGTACTATGCCTAATATCCAAGTATTTTTGCCTCAGATTTTTCATAATGTCATTGTTTATGGAATGTTTCTGTAATAAATCTGTTGAAAATATCTTAGCCAAATTATTTTGCTTCTCATCTAATCATAGATACATTTGAACGCACATTTGAAATTTAGCTTGGACAACACAAGTAGGCAGTCAGTCAGGAAAAGGCACTA includes these proteins:
- the LOC127418152 gene encoding histone deacetylase 3; this translates as MTNRTAYFYDPDVGNFHYGAGHPMKPHRLSLTHSLVLHYGLYKKMMVFKPYKASQHDMCRFHSEDYIDFLQKVSPNNMQGFTKSLNAFNVGDDCPVFPGLFEFCSRYTGASLQGATQLNHKLCDIAINWAGGLHHAKKFEASGFCYVNDIVISILELLKYHPRVLYIDIDIHHGDGVQEAFYLTDRVMTVSFHKYGNYFFPGTGDMYEVGAESGRYYCLNVPLRDGIDDQSYRQLFQPVIKQVVDFYQPTCIVLQCGADSLGCDRLGCFNLSIRGHGECVEFVKSFKIPLLVLGGGGYTVRNVARCWTFETSLLVEESISDELPYSEYFEYFAPDFTLHPDVSTRIENQNSRQYLEQIRQTVFENLKMLNHAPSVQIHDVPSDLLSYERPDEADPDERGSDENFSRPEAANEFYDGDHDNDKESDVEI